TTTCGCTCCTCGTCGCGAAAAATAGCAAACCAGTGAAGTGGGATAATATTTTCAGAAAAGAAGATATGAGACTGACCCTTCGATCCTAAAGGAGCAATATAATATCTCCCATTTTTATCCTTCATGAAAAAACAATCTTCTATCTCCTCCTCCAACACGTCAAGATTTGAGGAAATTGCCTTTCTGAAGCTATCGTACTCATTTCCAAACCAAACCCCGAAAGGTGACGTCGGTCCGCCCCAATACTTTTCGTAAAAATCGATGTATGAAAACCAGTAGTCGCTTTTATCGCCAAAATTTTCAACGGGTTCATACAGTATCAATGTGCTGTTTGCCATATATATTAATATATCAAATCTGACAAAAAAACATAATATTTATCCCAAAATATATCTTTAACACCATTATGATTCAAACAGGACAACCCCAGAATCCGGCCGATCAGGATTAAAAGAAACCAATTGACAACCACTCAACAAAAGTCGTAATATGATTGGATGACCGATTTGACCCTCGAAAAATTGATAAAAAAAGCAAAAAAGAAAAAGATCGATTTGGGCCCGAACCCAGCTAAAACGATAAGGGCTTGCGTGAAGCTTGGACTTATTCCAAAACCTAAAAGACGGATTTCAAGAATAAACAACGGCAAAAAAACCACATATTACTATCCCGATAATACGTTAGATAAATTAGTACATATAAAAGCCCTTAAATCGGAAGGCGTCTCTCTGGAAGAGATAAGAGAAAGCTTTGCCCTTGTGTACGTTCAAACAGCTCTTCATGACCTTATCCGCCAGGCTGATGATGAAAGAATTGGACAACTTGCTCAAATAATCGGAAGCAAGGATAAGGAACTAGAGGCCATCGTACAGGCCCCACTTATCTATGTAATAGAGGGCATGTCCCAGGAGGAAGCAAAAAAAATTCTTACCCTATTCTGCGGAGTCGGGTTTTATGCCCTTCTGGAGGCTGAACAGGAGCTGGAAAAACTGAAGTTTAACGATGCCAGGAAAGCACTATCCAAAGCGATTTTTTATAATTCTATAGCAGTGTTAAGACTAGCCCGCACTACAGGTGACACAAAGCTGGAAGCTACAGCCACAGACGTTTATGAGAAAGTTGTACTAGAACCAATCAGAAAGGCGACTGAGAGTGTTAGGAAAGAATTTAAAAAATCGATCGATAAGTATCTCAGAGAAAAGGGGTTAAATATTTAAGTGACCAGCATAGAAAAAGATTTTCCCAATTACCATGAAATCTATAACCGCTTACCGATGTACTCCGCTATGCTATATATGTTTTCAAGAAGGTTTTGATCAATATCTTCCTCGTCAATGCTTATTTCAAACTCGGATTCCAATGCCACAAGCAATTCCAAAGTGGCTACCGAATCAACGCCAACACCCAACTCTATTAGGGGTGTGTCATCCTTAATTTCTTCAGGATCAACTTCAGATAACATTTTTTCAATCAATACTTTCCTAATTCTACTATTTATATTGTCTTTCATTGTATCGAAACCTAAAAGCTACCATCAAACAGGCCCGCTTGGAATAGATCTACTTTAACAGACCAATAATTACTTTACCCGTAGGCCCCTTGGGTATACTTTCTCTGAATTCAATCTTGCGGGGAATCTTAAAATCAGCGATTTTGCCCTGACAAAATTCATAAATCTCTTTAGCGGTTAAATCGGTCCTTGGGACTATTACTGCCTTTACCACTTCATTACCCTCACTATCGCTCACACCGAAAACCACCACTTCCTTCACCTTCGAATGTCCTGAAATTTGATGTTCAACCTCCCTTGGATTTACCTTATTTCCACTGATACTTATGAACATCTTTTTTCTTCCGACAATTCTGATATACCCCTCTTTATCCGTAGTTCCCAAATCACCGGTATGATAATACCCATTCTTAAACACGCTCATTGTATCCTGGGGAAGGTTCCTATAACCCCTCGTCATTGACGTACTCTTAACGGCTATTTCCCCCTCCTCGCCCGCTCCAGCTACCGAACCGTCTTCCCGAAGAATTTTAACTTCTACATTTTTTACCGGTTGCCCGACTGAATCAAAATTACCTTCAACATCTTGAGATAGATTTATGGCTATTACACCAGTCTCGGTCGAACCATATAGTTGCCTTGGATAAATTCCAAATTTTTCATGGAATCGATAGAAAACCTCTTTTGATAGTGGAGAACCCGAGGAAATAACCAATTTGAGAGACGAAAAATGTCTAGGCTCTGGAAGATAGGTTTTGGCTAATACATCAAGCATAAACGGGACTGCCGGGAACACAGTTATTGCTTCACCTTCGATCAAATCTATCACCCTATTCCTGTTGAATGAGCTCAAAACATAAAGGGTACCGCCCACCCTTATACCACTAATAAAATTTCCTAATGCGTACGTATGCGATAGTGGAACGACAAATAGTATCTTATCATCCTCTGTCCAACCAACGGTCTGAGTATGATTTTCAGCAAGAGCAATAAGATTCACATGAGTCCTTACCACACACTTTGGTTTACCGGTAGAACCGGTTGAATAAAGATAAATTGCCTCATCATCGGGTATTAGGTTATATTGGATTTCCCTTGAAACTCCATTACTAGAATATGAATAGTCTGTGATAGCTCCTCTTATGACTACTAAGGATGCGCCGGTCTGATCAGCAGATTTTTCGGCCATAGGTCTTAATGCTTCTTCAGTAAGTATAATTCGCGGGGAGGAATTGGAGATATAATATTTTAATTCTGTTTCCTTATAGGCGGTATTTAAGGGAACTGAAATAGCGCCAATCTCAAGCACACTAAAAAAACTAGTTATAAACTCAAGCGAGTTAGGCAGTAAAATTGCAACTCTGTCACCATGACCAACTCCCTTTGATACAAGGAACGAAGTTAGATCTTGTACCATAGAAAAAAGGGTTCGATAAGTAATCCTTTTTTCTCCGTCCACAACCGCAATTCCTTCGGAATGCGCCCTCGCTGAATGTTTGAGTAAATCTGGAATTACTTTCATACTGAATTTCCTATTCTAGGGATACATACATGGAATAGTTAAACCCTCCTCTTCTGGAAAACCAAACATGATGTTCATGTTTTGTATTGCCTGTCCGCCTGCCCCTTTCCCCAGGTTATCAAGCGCTACAACAGTTATGCATACATCATCTTGAAATCCAATTCCGATATCACAAAAGTTCGTGGACCTCACGTTCTTTAAAGAAGGATATTTCCCCAAATTACATACCCGTATGAAAGAGCTTTCCGCATAGTATTCAAGATACAGATTCCATAAACGCTCCAATTCCAGGGGCTCTCTGAGCTCAGAGTAAATCGTCGTTAGGATTCCACGGTTAACTGGAATCCTATGGGGAACAAAGGTTAGCCTTACTGGGCCGCCACTCAAAATTGAGAGTTGTTTTTCCATTTCTGGCTTTTGATCATGTTTATCGATTCCAAAAGCTACAGCGGTTTCATTCGATTCCGAGAAATGATGCTCAAGAACAGGCGCTCTCCCGGCACCAGCAAGACCAGCTTTTGAATCGATTCTTATTGACCCATCCTCTAAGAGTCCATTATTCATAACTGGTGCTAGCCCGTATATCACGCTACTTGAATAGCAACCAGGGTTTGCAACGAGAGCAGCATCTCTTATCCTACCTTTATAAATTTCAGGAAGGCCATAGACAGCACTCTGTAGCAAATCTTTACATGCATGCTCTACCCCATATAAGTCCTTGTATTCCTCGTGATCACTAAGTCTGAAATCAGTACTTAAATCTATTACCCGAGTACCAGTCTGAATTAGCCTTTCAACAAAATGCATAGATTTTCCACCCGGAAGACAACTGAAGGCTAAATCAACAATTTCAAAGGATTTAAGTTTAGTAATACTCGAACACCTTACATCAATGAAATTATTGAATTGAGGGAAAACTTCATAAATCTTCTTGCCTGAAAATTTCTCAGATGTCAGCCAGACTATCTCAACATTTGGATGACGAATCAAAAGCCTGGTCAGTTCTGCTCCCGTATAACCTGTGGCTCCCAAAATTCCGACTCTGGTCTTCATCGATTCTGAGTTTGACTAAATTTCGTAAAAATGCAAACGTTTTTGATAGTATAATTCATTGGATTAAAATGCAGAATATCAATAAGTGTGTCGACAATCACTCCCTTGACACATTTTTAATGGCAATGATAATATTTCACCACATTATATAAGGAGGATAAGAATGATTAAAGCTTTAGGTAATTCGTATCTGTTTCCAATCTTAACGTTATTTTTTCTCTTATCATTTATAGGCTGTGAAAACGACGAAAGTAAGAAGATCGTAATCAAAGGAAATGTGGATAACACATCCGCAACAGTTGAAGCGGTAGTGAACGGACAGGTAGTGGACAGCGATGACACAGATGCAAATGGTAATTACCGAGTAACGGTTTCCAATAACGCTAACAGCGTGCAACTACGTTTTGTGACCGACACCTTTAATGTCGCACGAGTAATTCAATTAACGCCGGACAGTGAGGTCATCTTTGATGTATCCATCGAACCAGGGGTGATCACGATAGACAACTGGCAGGTTATTCAAGAGCGTTTGAAATTGTCTGGCAACGATACCATCACCTATAATGAACCTGACGCCGATTTTTCAATTAATGGATCAGGGAAGGATTGCCTGCGTACGAAAGGAAGTAGTGTTATCGATATCTCAGCCAGAAACATTACACTGGTCGATTGCGGCGAAGGTATAATCACTGAGGGCTCGTCCAGCTTAATGTTTGACGCAGTCGAAAATATCAACATAACAGCGAGGAGCAATGGAATAAGGTCAACAAATGAAAGTTCCGTATTTCTCTCCTCGGACAACGGAATTTTCGTCAGCTCAAATACAGATAGAGGTATTAGGTCAACTGGAACTTCAGAGGTAATACTCGACCCACAAGTAACCTGTACAATTTTTGGCTCAAACAATGCAATTAGTGCAAGCTCGAGCGCATTTATAGATCCGGATGGCTGTGTTTTGATAAATGGGTAAGCGAAGGCGCAACTATACTGGTGAACCCTTTACTCAAACTCGTGCTCGGATGCTTTAAGCGGGTAATATGCGGGGACAAGATTAATTGGGGATCCACTCCGTGTCATCCCCGAGGATAGTTGTCGGGGATCCATAGCATCAATTTCTAGAAAGCTCTCTGACTTCCATTAAATCTGCTCCCTATATGATGCGTGGGATCAATGCCGTGACAGCACAATAGGCGGGGTTTTCCAACCCCGCTAATTAGCCTTAATCGGGGAAAATCGCGAAAGCCATCCAGCCGGGCATACACCCATGCATCATCCCCGATGATTACCCGATCAAAGCATTCGGGTACAGGCGTAATTGGGGATCCACGCCATCAATTAGTAGAACACCCCTCACAGTTGCAATAAATTTCCTCCCCATATTATGGGGAGGATTAAGGTGGGGGTTGGCTTACCGTCAATGCGAGATGGGGGAAGATACCTTTATGATGACAAGACTGTCTCCAACAATGTAGGTAGATTGTCTTGCACTTTGCTTTACATTTGGTTACAATGTAAAGCAAGGAGATATGGTATGTATGAGGTTAAACTATCAAGCAAAAATCAGATCGTAATACCTCGTGAAGCTAGAGATGCCCTTGGTGTCAAAGCGGGCCATAAAATACTTATTGTCGTGCGCGGCGATACTGCGATCTTGCTCCGTAAGCCAGGGAAATACTCCAAGTCGATTAGCGGTATTGGCAAAGGTCTTTATCAACCTGCGTATGTTGAAAAAGAAAGAGAAAGCTGGAAGTGAAGACAAAAAGCATTGAGGCTTTTCTCGAGCGACACATCAGGATCGGATTAGATACGTCTGTTTTTATCTTCCAGTTGGAAGAGAATCCAAAGTATCGGGAGCTTGTGAATAAGATTTTCGTCTGGCTAGAGGGTCCTAGAGCTCACTCTGTTACTTCAACAGTCACAATGCTTGAGCTTCTCGTCAAACCGTACCAGCTTTCTGATATTGACAGTGTCAATAAGTTCTATGCCCTGCTGTCTACCTACCCTCACCTGGAGTGGATCGCGCCAACATTAGAGATCGCCGACCTAGCAGCAAAGCTCAGAGCGGAATATAACTTAAGAACGCCAGATGCCCTTCAAGTCGCGACGGCTTTATCCCTTGAGGCAACTGGCTTTATTTCGAACGATACTGCGTTTCAAAGAATTACAGACCTTGAAATACTCATCCTGGATGAGTTGCTGATTGATCAGGGATAAATATTAAGAGCTCAGTCTAACGAGGATCAAGGAGGGTTTACTATTCCCGACGACGATAGGCGGGGTTTTCCAACCCCGCTTATTAGCTTTTACCGGATAGCATGGGAAAGCCCATCTAGCGAAGTACTCATAAATACGCCATCCCCGAGGACTCCCTACTAGAAACAGGTGGGGACGAGAGTAATCGGGGATCCACGCATTTTCTCCTGGAGTCCCGCTTACAATCCGCGGGAGACACCTATTTTGTCATCCGCGAGGACTTTTATCGGGGATCCATAGCATCAATTTCTAGAAAGCTCTCTGACTTCCATTAAATCTGCTCCCTATATGATGCGTGGGATCAATGCCGTGACAGCACAATAGGCGGGGTTTTCCAACCCCGCTTAGTTTGGTATCTGTCACTATTTTTTTTCTGCTGAGTGAAACTCAATTCTTGGAATATTTGTAAGATTTGTCCCAAAATACTGTTAGACTTATTCATCGAGGGAGTCCTTCTCCAGGGGTTCTTTTTTGTTACAAAAAAATTCTGCCTGTCTGAGGCTTCCTCCTTAAAACCTATTTTGTACAGATGTGATTTCAAATGATGGATTGAAAACCTATATATTAGTGTGCTATTGTTTTTCTAAATGAATCCATCCGGAGTCGTAAAAAAAACGCTTGAAAAAGGATCCAGAATAAAAATCTGGAAACAGGATCCTACTGTGCGAGAACCTGGGGTAAGAATCACCTTTGTCCACAATAAAGTATATCCTGGACCAAGCGATTCTCAGTTAGCTATTAAAGGTTTTGCCCCTATTTTGCCGGACATTAACGGAGATTTCCTCTTTCCTCCGCCTGAACAGTATATTGTGGAGGATATATATAATCTGCCAGAAATAAGTGAAGAAGAACAAAGATTTGATGCAGCTCATACCTATGCGGTTGTACGCAAAGTATTAACAATGTACCAGCGTGTATTGGGAAGGGAACTAAAATGGGTATGGAATAGTGGAAGTAATGCTGAACCACTTAGCATTTATCCACATGCTAATTTGGGAAGATCGGCATTTTATGACAGGGGCTTGAAGTCACTTAACTTTCAATATTTCTATGTACTGGGAAAACAGCCGGTTTTCACCTGCAGATCTATAGATGTTGTTTCGCACGAAATGGGTCATGCAATATTTGATTCACTAAAGCCCTATTGGAATGTCTTAGAAGATGGAAGGGGGCTTTCTCTGGCGATAGCTGCATTACAGGAGTCTTTATGCGATCTTACCTCTATTCTCTTTATACTGTCTCAATTGGATCTCGTTGAATATATAGTTGCACAGACAAAGGCTAACCTACGCTATGAAGATAACATACTCGCAACTTGGGGTGAAGAACTCGGGGTGATACCTGGCTACGGGGCTGCCAGAAACGCAGTTAATAATCTTAAATTAAGTGAGGCCGGCACAGAGATACATGGGATTTCCCAGGTTTTTACCGGCGCTGTTTACGATATGCTTTCAGAAATGTTTAATGCTGCAAGAGAGCCAAATATTCGTGACGACGCTGAAACGTTGTATCAGGTAAGTCAGTATATGCTACATCTATTAGTTCAATCTGTTATCCTTTCGCCCGATAGAAAGGCTTCTTTCGCAGATGTTGCCGATGAAATGATAAAAATAACAGAAGGAACTGGACGATTAGATCATGCAGCAATTATTAGAAATAATTTTATCTATAGAGACATCCTAACGGACAAGGGGGTGGCAAGTCCTTTCGATGATTTCACGCATATTTTCCCAGACTTCCGAGGGTGTTGCGGTACTTTGAACGGAGCAGCGGCCTCAAAATAATCAAGCGACTCGGATAACAGATAAGGACGACAGATTCTATTTTTATCATTTCTAAAAACAAGGGTGTCACCCATTATCTAAGCCATTCAATCACTTCCAATCTGATCTGGTTTAATGGCGTTTCTTTCAGCGTCTCCATCGAAAAAGGGGGGCGGGAGGAGTGGGAGCTTTTCCTTTTTAGAGGATTGACGCTGAAGCTCAATTTCTGACACGAGTATACTCGGTGCAATAGTTGACACCGGAACATACCCGGACTCCGCTCCGCAGAAACCATTGAAAACTTCATAGTCATCCCCTGTGGCAATTATCTTGTTAATGGAAACAAGGGGTGTTCCAACAATTTCAATATCCCGAACAAGCGTCTCCTTACCAGTCTCGGGATCAACCTTATATACAACCAGCGGTGTCGCGCTGAAAGCCTGAAAGTCATAGGTTGAGGTATTTGTTTCTCCTCCTGTCATTTTCCTGATGATAAGACCAAATGGCTTTTTTTGACGTTTTACTTCTTCGATGAGCAACGTCTTTAGTTCTGCCTTTGGATACTCCTTTTTAGATTTAACGATAGTATTGCTCATCCTCGCCATTGGCGCTCTTCTGTAAGCCGCCCTGCCGTGTCCATTAGACTTGTTAAAACCATTTATCGGTGTCCTAGAAAGAAGAAAATTCTTTAAAATACCATTCTCGACCAGAACCACCGTTTGACCAGGAACTCCCTCGTCGTCAATGGGGTAATATCCAAGAAGACGAGTTCCATTAAAGCTTTTTAATTCAGGATCATCAATGATTGATAGAAACGCGGGGATTATTTTTTCTTCAACCCTATCTTTAAAGGTCTGACCCTCTTTATCATTAATCTGCCTCTCACCCTCCAGCCTGTGGCCAACGGCTTCATGGAATACAATCCCTGCAGCCTCAGGCTCCAGTATCGCAGGCACATTTACTGGCGAAAGTGCCTCAGCACTTTTCATATCAACCGTTTCTTTAACTAAATCCCTCATAGCAGACTTCAATTTATCCGCCGAAGGAATATCTAGGGGTGTAACATAATATAAGTTTTCATAATTCTTGATTACCCTGCCATCATCCGCCCTCGTAAGAGCATCGGCGTCTATAGAATACAGAATCTCATCCCTAATATATCGGGCTCCCTCGGTGTTGACAAAATAAACGGTTTCCTTTTGGGCTGTTATTGAAACTGATGCATCAATTAAATCCTTATATTCCTTAAATACTGAAGAAACTTCCCTCATCTTGCTTTCCCAATCCTTGGGATTAAATACTAATTCGACCTCTGGTTCGTTATAAATATGAGGCTCTTCCTTGGAAAAACTGGGTATTTCTTCATCTTTAACTTCATCTACATGCTCGGCCTTCTTATTGAAATACTGTGTAAGGGCATACTTATAAGCAGCATCGGTTGCCTGCCATAAAACCGCCCTTATGGAATCAACATCGTTATCAAGTGGAATAATCGAGGAATCAAATGAAGAAGAATTGCCGCCTGAATTGCCTAATATCGAATTATCAAATTCATAATTTCCTACCCTCACGTCAACAAACAAACGCCTTGTCCTGTCATTGACCAACTCTGCTATCGCACCATATTTTCCCTTAATATTATAATAGGCGTTGTCCTTAATCTGATAACTTATGAAGTATGGTGCTTCATATCCATCGAGTCTTAGCTTTTTCCATGAACGACTTAATTCCATTTCCATCGCATTCAGCACCACAGTATCGCTTCTCTCCGACTCCGACACTGCCGTTAATGTAGTTAATGTAATTAAAAGGAATGAAAATATGATTATAGATAATACTTTTAACCTCATAGATAGACTTCCTCGCATGAAAAATGGTATCGACCGGAGCCTATATTGTCAATCTCATACCCCATCGATAACACCCTCGTTTCTCTTTCTAACTTCTTTGTCTTGATACTGAATAGATCCTGACCTATCGTCAGGACATGGTGCAGCACAGGTACAAAGAAGCAACCCTTCGACCCTTCGACAAGCTCAGGACTCAGGACTAGGCTACCCCCTTATTGTCATTCCCTAATTCCTTAATAGGGAATCCATGCTTTTAACTCTGGATCCCCGACTATTGATTTCGGGGATGACATGACAACTAAAAAATTTAATTCAACCCCACCCCGCAAATTTTTCTATACGTCTTCGTTCCTGATTTTCTTAACGCATTTTTTGGAAGGACACTTAAGTCCTTTTAATTCTGAGAAGGATTAATGAAAATAAATCTAATCATGAAATCGTAAGAATTTTACACACGAAATATTTAACATCTACAATCGCGAGGACAGTGAAGCGATCTTCTTTGCCTACGTCGACTGGATAACCCCGCAGCGAGTGCGGGGAATTCGCGTGATCAACAGTTCTGTATCAGTTCCCTGAGAAACCTGTTAAGCATGCTGGTCGACTTTCTTAAGTCAATCTGCGTTAATCTCAAGAATGGATAAATTAGCCTTGGGTTAAAAATTAAATACTTAAATGCAGTTAGTTTTCTGAGTTCTCCACAGCTACTGTAAAAATGTCTCATGTCTGGCAGTTCAACCTGATTATCATCTGATATTGATCTTACCGATATGACGGGAGCTCCGTAATCCTCGGCCGCCTCAATTACTCCCCATGTTTCCATATCCACACTTAAGGCACCCGTTTGGTCGTATAGTCGCCTCTTTTCATCTGGGTCATGTATAAATCTGTTTTCTGTGAGTAATCCACCCTTCATAAAATCTATAGATAACCCGCTTATGTCACAGAACAGCCTTTTCTTCTCATTCCTTTTTAAACTCAAGACCCATTCTCCAACTATAACATCTCCAACCTCGAGTCCATCCATGAGCGCACCACCGAGTCCAGCAGATATGATTAATTCGGGTTTGAATTTTTGTATTACGTAATTTGTTCCATCGCGTGCTCTCTTGATGCCGACACCCGTACGGGCAAAAACTATGGACTTCCCATCCAGGTCACCTTTAAAAAATTGTAGCTCATTCCAGGATCCTTGATCAGTTATCTGAAGATAGCCCTTATTGTCCTCCAATTCAAACCAGTTAGCACAAATAACCGCTATCAAATTTATGATCCCCTGTTCGATTTTCTCAAAACTGATTTATGTTTTATTCTTCCATTGTAAAGCTTCAAACAGCGCCTGAATCGCGATTCAGGCTTGATCAGACGATTACTCTCCAACGTAATGCTTTAAGTATAGGAAAACAATCAATGCTGCTAGTGCAACCCTGTAAATGACAAAAACCGTATAACTTCCTTTCTGGACATACCTCAAAAGATATTTTATTGCAAGGAATCCAAAAAAGGCGGAGCTAAATACGCCGGCTAAGAAAGGAAGGCTAGCCACTGTCGCAAAATCTAGGTGCCTTGATTCAAATATTGCAGCCCCAGCTATTATAGGTGCAGCGATTAAGAAGGAAAACCTTGCCGCCTCATCCCTCTTAAAACTCCTCATAAGTCCGCCTGTGATTGCAATACCCGAACGTGATACGCCAGGCACAATCGAAATAGCCTGAAAAAGCCCTATTATCAGGCCATCCCAAACGCTCATCTCTGAAATCTTCTTGTCTCTACCTGAAAATCTATCCGAAAAATAAAGGACTAAACCAAAGAAAAAAAGTGTAAAAGCGATAGCAAGCGGGTCTCTTAATATCCCGCTAGCCTTTTTTTCAAATAAAACCCCAGCGACAGCGCCCGGAATACACGCAATGATTATAATTAACCCCATTCTTCCATTCGGATAATCTTTAAAGCCCGAATTAAAAACACCACCAACAAGTTCAACTCCGATTGCGGACCATTCTCTCCAGAAATAATAAATAAGCGCGAGTAGAGTCCCGATATGAAGAGCGACATCATAAGGCAATCCGGGATCATGCCAGGAAAAGAACCACGGTAAAAGGACAAGGTGGGCAGTGCTGCTCACTGGAAAAAACTCTGATACGCCCTGTATAAACCCAAATATTAAAGACTGTATTAGACTCAATAAGCTATTCCCAGATTCATAGACTCCACTTTATAGAACCCTTTTAAGATATTTCCCAGTAAAAGATCCTTCAAAATGAGAAACCTCTTCCGGGGTTCCATTTGCAACCATCCAGCCTCCATTTTCGCCACCTTCTGGTCCTAAATCAATTATAAAGTCTGAGCATTTTAAAACCTCAAGATTATGTTCGATAACCACGATTGTATTCCCCGAATCTACGAGCCTCTGAAGCACATCAATTAACCTTTTTACATCTTCAAAATGAAGACCTATAGTGGGTTCATCGAGAACATACAACGTTTTACCAGTTGCCTTCTTCGATAGTTCCTTTGCAAGTTTTATTCTCTGGGCTTCGCCACCCGAAAGCGTCGTAGCTGATTGACCGAGCCGAATATAATCGAGTCCCACTGCGTGAAGCACTTCGAGTTTCTGTCTTAGTTTCGGAATACTGGAAAAGAATTCTAAAGCCTCGCTCACTGTCATTTCCAAAATGTCCGTAATGTTTTTTCCCTTATAACAGATGTTCAAAGTCTCCGAGTTGTACCTCTTGCCCCCGCACTGATCACACCTTACGTAAACATCCGGAAGAAAGTGCATTTCAATCTTCACGGTTCCATTTCCCTGACATCCACTGCACCTTCCTTCGTGCACATTAAAGCTAAACCTACTGGGGGCATACCCACGCAGCCTCGAATCTGGCAGTATTGAGAACAATTCCCTAAGGGGTGTAAAAAGGCCTGTGTAAGTGGCGGGATTTGATCTCGGGGTCCTTCCAATGGGAGTCTGATCAACATTCACCACCTTATCTATTTTATCATAGCCCTGTATCGCTTCATGCCTACCTACCCGCTCTCTCCCGCCATAGAATTTTGAGCAAAGGGCATTGTAAAGTGTGTCAATCACTAGGGTGCTCTTTCCGGAGCCGGATACACCAGTTACACAAGTAAAAACTCCAAGAGGAAAGGAAACGTCGAGCTTTTTCAGATTATTTTCACACGCGCCTTTGACCTCTAAAAAGGCCCTAGGGCTTCGCCTTGTATTAGGGACAGGGATCGAAAGTTGCTTTGAAAGGTAACTACCTGTGAGGGATCTTTCGTTTTTCATTAAATCGTGGATGCTTCCATGAGCTATAACCTCTCCACCCTTTTCACCGGCCCCAGGCCCCATATCTACAATAAAATCCGAGTTCCTAATGGTTTCCTCATCGTGCTCGACCACGATAATTGTATTCCCGCGATCCCTCAGGGACTTTAGTGTTGAAATAAGGCGCTGATTATCCTTAGGGTGCAAACCTATTGTCGGCTCATCGAGTACATAAGTAATCCCCGTGAGCCTGGAGCCAACCTGAGTTGCGAGCCGAATTCTCTGACCCTCGCCTCCGGAGAGTGTGGTCGCCGAGCGGTCAAGAGTGAGATAGCCAAGACCCACATCTCTCAAGAATTCTAGCCTCGATCCTATTTCGTTCTGTATCCGCTCACCGACCTCTCTTTCCTGCCCAGAAAAACTTAAATTACTGAAATATTCAATGCACTTATCTACCGTTTGCCTGGCAATATCGGAAATCGATTTTCCATCCAATAATATGCTAAGACTTTCTTTCTTCAACCTTGAGCCATTACAGGTAGAGCAGTCGACAGTGCGAATATACTTCGAAAGCTTCATCCTGACTTCGTCAGAAGATGTTTCATGATACCAATCGGAGATTATGCCAATAACGCCAGGAAATGTATCCCAATATTCGATCGATCCTCTACCGTTATCCCTATAAAA
The window above is part of the Thermodesulfobacteriota bacterium genome. Proteins encoded here:
- the uvrA gene encoding excinuclease ABC subunit UvrA; translation: MDSIRIIGAREHNLKNISLEVPRGKFVLITGVSGSGKSSLAFDTIFAEGQRRYMESLSAYARQFVEKIDKPDIDTIEGLSPSISVDQKTFQRNPRSTVGTITEIYDFLRLLFARLGRPFCYICGKEISSQSIDRMVNRVIEFPKGERISIYSPIVQGRKGEYRKELDELKDQGYLKVRIDGNLHDLDDEIRIEKNKKHTIELLVDVVNITEKELRGRIQDSLKLALKRSGGVVKVESSSGTEIIFSEKFSCPTCGISYPEISPRFFSFNSPYGACPECEGLGKKTNFDPELIIDIKSKSIEDGVIIPWRNSNYFGRIIECVADHYGFSTQTPYMRLPAKIKNIILYGSGNEEIRFYRDNGRGSIEYWDTFPGVIGIISDWYHETSSDEVRMKLSKYIRTVDCSTCNGSRLKKESLSILLDGKSISDIARQTVDKCIEYFSNLSFSGQEREVGERIQNEIGSRLEFLRDVGLGYLTLDRSATTLSGGEGQRIRLATQVGSRLTGITYVLDEPTIGLHPKDNQRLISTLKSLRDRGNTIIVVEHDEETIRNSDFIVDMGPGAGEKGGEVIAHGSIHDLMKNERSLTGSYLSKQLSIPVPNTRRSPRAFLEVKGACENNLKKLDVSFPLGVFTCVTGVSGSGKSTLVIDTLYNALCSKFYGGRERVGRHEAIQGYDKIDKVVNVDQTPIGRTPRSNPATYTGLFTPLRELFSILPDSRLRGYAPSRFSFNVHEGRCSGCQGNGTVKIEMHFLPDVYVRCDQCGGKRYNSETLNICYKGKNITDILEMTVSEALEFFSSIPKLRQKLEVLHAVGLDYIRLGQSATTLSGGEAQRIKLAKELSKKATGKTLYVLDEPTIGLHFEDVKRLIDVLQRLVDSGNTIVVIEHNLEVLKCSDFIIDLGPEGGENGGWMVANGTPEEVSHFEGSFTGKYLKRVL
- a CDS encoding undecaprenyl-diphosphate phosphatase, which gives rise to MSLIQSLIFGFIQGVSEFFPVSSTAHLVLLPWFFSWHDPGLPYDVALHIGTLLALIYYFWREWSAIGVELVGGVFNSGFKDYPNGRMGLIIIIACIPGAVAGVLFEKKASGILRDPLAIAFTLFFFGLVLYFSDRFSGRDKKISEMSVWDGLIIGLFQAISIVPGVSRSGIAITGGLMRSFKRDEAARFSFLIAAPIIAGAAIFESRHLDFATVASLPFLAGVFSSAFFGFLAIKYLLRYVQKGSYTVFVIYRVALAALIVFLYLKHYVGE
- a CDS encoding metallopeptidase TldD-related protein, encoding MRLKVLSIIIFSFLLITLTTLTAVSESERSDTVVLNAMEMELSRSWKKLRLDGYEAPYFISYQIKDNAYYNIKGKYGAIAELVNDRTRRLFVDVRVGNYEFDNSILGNSGGNSSSFDSSIIPLDNDVDSIRAVLWQATDAAYKYALTQYFNKKAEHVDEVKDEEIPSFSKEEPHIYNEPEVELVFNPKDWESKMREVSSVFKEYKDLIDASVSITAQKETVYFVNTEGARYIRDEILYSIDADALTRADDGRVIKNYENLYYVTPLDIPSADKLKSAMRDLVKETVDMKSAEALSPVNVPAILEPEAAGIVFHEAVGHRLEGERQINDKEGQTFKDRVEEKIIPAFLSIIDDPELKSFNGTRLLGYYPIDDEGVPGQTVVLVENGILKNFLLSRTPINGFNKSNGHGRAAYRRAPMARMSNTIVKSKKEYPKAELKTLLIEEVKRQKKPFGLIIRKMTGGETNTSTYDFQAFSATPLVVYKVDPETGKETLVRDIEIVGTPLVSINKIIATGDDYEVFNGFCGAESGYVPVSTIAPSILVSEIELQRQSSKKEKLPLLPPPFFDGDAERNAIKPDQIGSD